The Nothobranchius furzeri strain GRZ-AD chromosome 8, NfurGRZ-RIMD1, whole genome shotgun sequence genome includes a region encoding these proteins:
- the LOC139071426 gene encoding NACHT domain- and WD repeat-containing protein 1-like: protein MEAGRGGDNCLQDILRGRSDGTRRTTTNMIRVFLSSTFTDMSSERRHLLDKAHPEILAFCRRLGLVYEVVDLRWGIRNVLSGDHKAREIFLKEIQTCRRLSAGPVFVVSGLNESYWTYFLSV, encoded by the exons ATGGAGGCAGGAAGAGGTGGAGACAACTGCCTGCAAGACATCCTAAGAGGACGCTCTGATGGGACTCGGAGAACAACGACCAACATGATCCGAGTCTTTCTAAGCTCCACATTCACAG ACATGAGCAGTGAGAGGAGACATCTGCTGGACAAAGCTCATCCTGAAATCCTGGCTTTCTGCCGCAGGCTGGGGCTGGTTTATGAG GTGGTGGATCTACGCTGGGGGATCAGAAACGTCCTGTCTGGAGACCACAAGGCTCGTGAGATCttcctgaaggaaattcagacgtGTAGGAGACTGTCAGCGGGTCCAGTTTTTGTTGTGAGTGGTTTAAATGAGTCCTACTGGACATATTTCTTGTCTGTGTGA